In Myxococcus stipitatus, the following are encoded in one genomic region:
- a CDS encoding Rne/Rng family ribonuclease, producing the protein MSSILVINAAGRETRVALVENGHIAEFYLERKKDKGVVGNIYKGRVVRVLPGMQAAFVDIGLEKAAFLYVSDVVYDPDFARAQFELTEGEHEDAPDVPDESEAEAAEAAARDAGPTVDVEAEAEELAGEAQAHRTETLPRDTLLELAANAPSIDVATSSEPQAAPVAGEAEVAVAVATVELAPVVGEGSEPVVPASVETASVAAVVTEVAPSSEAAAASSEAPTLSTEEAAAALAVAMSPPEPPPHAATALSEIIPAPGSEEAVQVARPSEVSGERRTPREAREAREPRGREKDKGRHKQDEKRRDKRDDDKEKVKPRRTDKIEDLLKVGQEVVVQISKDPIGTKGARLTSHISIPGRQLVFMPTVDHVGISRRISNEKERRRLREIVDRLRPPGTGFIVRTVAENVPQEKLESDIRFLIEVWNQVVRKNEKRGGPGLLHPDLDLILRATRDLFAHDVEKLVVDDREEYERILGFVTAQDPALRDRVALHEGDDTVFDAYGIEQELQRATQRKVWLKSGGYLIIDQAEALTAIDVNSGRYVGKKSLEETITKINVEAAKEIVYQLRLRNIGGIIICDFIDMEKAQNRDKVFKALQEALGRDKAKTNVLRISELGLVEMTRKRVRESIGRVLHEDCPYCDGNGFVKTATTVAYEIFREIRREAPGYKDSTLVINCNAEVARLLQGEERNELRHLMDRYNKSIQVKAQQNYHREQYDIYGRSATGPEHKVASSPGSGDGELAMQQRKPDSGGFGRQDQNRRSGGRDRDRGGERRDDRRDGRRPDRGGDRPRGERGGERGDRGGENRGGERGDRGGEHRGERGDRGGERGERGENRGERGERGERGERAERGENRGERGDRGGERAERGENRGERGERAERGERGERGENRGERGDRGERRGERGGGHGSSGGNGGGNEGGGGSAPPTSSQGGSEPSGGTD; encoded by the coding sequence ATGAGCAGCATCCTCGTCATCAACGCCGCGGGTCGCGAGACGCGTGTGGCGCTCGTCGAGAACGGGCACATCGCGGAGTTCTATCTCGAGCGTAAAAAGGACAAGGGCGTCGTTGGCAACATCTACAAAGGCCGCGTGGTCCGGGTGCTCCCCGGCATGCAAGCGGCTTTCGTGGACATCGGCCTGGAGAAGGCCGCGTTCCTCTACGTCAGCGACGTCGTCTACGACCCGGACTTCGCCCGGGCCCAGTTCGAGCTGACCGAAGGCGAGCACGAAGACGCGCCCGACGTCCCCGACGAGTCGGAGGCAGAGGCCGCGGAGGCCGCTGCCCGCGACGCGGGGCCGACCGTGGACGTGGAGGCGGAAGCGGAGGAGCTCGCGGGTGAGGCCCAGGCCCACCGCACCGAGACGCTCCCGCGCGACACCCTCTTGGAGCTGGCGGCGAACGCCCCCTCCATCGACGTGGCGACCTCGAGCGAGCCCCAGGCCGCGCCAGTCGCAGGTGAGGCCGAGGTGGCTGTTGCCGTGGCCACCGTGGAGCTGGCACCCGTCGTGGGTGAAGGCTCCGAGCCCGTGGTGCCCGCCTCCGTCGAGACGGCCTCCGTGGCCGCCGTGGTGACGGAGGTGGCGCCTTCGTCCGAGGCGGCCGCGGCTTCTTCGGAGGCCCCGACGCTGTCCACCGAGGAGGCCGCCGCCGCGTTGGCGGTGGCGATGTCGCCTCCCGAGCCGCCTCCGCACGCGGCCACCGCGCTGAGCGAAATCATTCCGGCGCCGGGGAGCGAGGAGGCCGTGCAGGTGGCGCGTCCCTCCGAGGTGTCTGGTGAGCGGCGCACGCCGCGCGAGGCTCGGGAAGCGCGCGAGCCGCGAGGCCGGGAGAAGGACAAGGGCCGGCACAAGCAGGACGAGAAGCGCCGGGACAAGCGCGACGACGACAAGGAGAAGGTCAAGCCGCGCCGGACGGACAAGATCGAGGACTTGCTGAAGGTGGGCCAGGAGGTGGTGGTCCAGATTTCCAAGGACCCCATCGGCACGAAGGGCGCCCGCCTCACCTCGCACATCTCGATTCCGGGCCGGCAGCTGGTGTTCATGCCCACGGTGGACCACGTGGGCATCAGCCGTCGCATCTCCAATGAGAAGGAGCGCCGCCGGCTGCGTGAAATCGTGGACCGGCTGCGTCCGCCCGGCACGGGCTTCATCGTGCGCACGGTGGCGGAGAACGTTCCGCAGGAGAAGTTGGAGAGCGACATCCGGTTCCTCATCGAGGTGTGGAACCAGGTGGTGCGCAAGAACGAGAAGCGGGGCGGGCCGGGCCTGCTGCATCCGGACCTGGACCTCATCCTGCGCGCCACGCGCGACTTGTTCGCGCACGACGTGGAGAAGCTGGTCGTCGATGACCGCGAGGAGTACGAGCGCATCCTGGGGTTCGTCACCGCGCAGGACCCGGCGCTGCGAGACCGCGTGGCGCTGCACGAGGGCGATGACACCGTCTTCGATGCGTACGGCATCGAGCAGGAGCTGCAGCGGGCCACTCAGCGCAAGGTGTGGCTGAAGAGCGGCGGCTACCTCATCATCGACCAGGCCGAGGCGCTCACGGCCATCGACGTCAACTCGGGGCGGTACGTCGGCAAGAAGAGCCTCGAGGAGACCATCACCAAGATCAACGTCGAGGCGGCCAAGGAGATCGTCTACCAGCTCCGGCTGCGCAACATCGGCGGCATCATCATCTGCGACTTCATCGACATGGAGAAGGCGCAGAACCGGGACAAGGTCTTCAAGGCGCTGCAAGAGGCGCTGGGCCGCGACAAGGCCAAGACGAACGTGCTGCGCATCTCCGAGCTGGGCCTCGTGGAGATGACGCGCAAGCGCGTGCGCGAGTCCATTGGCCGCGTGTTGCACGAGGATTGCCCGTACTGCGACGGCAACGGATTCGTGAAGACGGCCACCACGGTGGCGTACGAAATCTTCCGCGAGATTCGCCGGGAAGCGCCGGGCTACAAGGACTCGACGCTGGTCATCAACTGCAACGCGGAGGTGGCGCGCCTGCTCCAGGGCGAGGAGCGCAACGAGCTGCGGCACTTGATGGACCGGTACAACAAGTCCATCCAGGTCAAGGCGCAGCAGAACTACCACCGCGAGCAGTACGACATCTACGGACGGTCGGCGACGGGCCCGGAGCACAAGGTGGCCTCGTCCCCGGGTTCGGGTGACGGCGAGCTGGCGATGCAGCAGCGCAAGCCGGACAGCGGAGGCTTCGGGAGGCAGGACCAGAACCGCCGGAGCGGCGGGCGCGACCGGGACCGTGGCGGAGAGCGCCGCGATGACCGCCGCGACGGGCGGCGTCCGGACCGTGGTGGTGACCGGCCTCGCGGAGAGCGCGGTGGAGAGCGCGGCGACCGAGGCGGCGAGAACCGCGGCGGTGAGCGCGGCGACCGGGGCGGCGAGCACCGGGGCGAGCGTGGCGACCGAGGTGGCGAGCGCGGTGAACGCGGCGAGAACCGAGGCGAGCGCGGTGAACGAGGCGAGCGCGGTGAACGCGCTGAACGCGGCGAGAACCGGGGCGAGCGTGGTGACCGGGGCGGCGAGCGCGCTGAACGCGGCGAGAACCGGGGCGAGCGTGGTGAACGCGCTGAACGCGGCGAGCGTGGTGAACGCGGCGAGAACCGGGGCGAGCGTGGTGACCGGGGTGAGCGTCGCGGCGAGCGCGGCGGAGGCCACGGTTCGTCAGGTGGCAATGGAGGCGGCAACGAAGGGGGCGGCGGTTCAGCGCCTCCGACGTCGAGCCAGGGTGGCTCGGAGCCTTCGGGCGGCACGGACTGA
- a CDS encoding DUF3052 family protein, with protein sequence MTPYALASLPAMLGIRAGSKVSVINPPRGFVQRLNPLPDGVEFLITAQTGLDVILFFSQDAKELVQRLPALARAMALTGGIWVCWPGGEGIKTSLSEDFVRQAALDIGLVDNKICIIDSTWTGLRLVRRPRGRLDKPEGRKQAPAQA encoded by the coding sequence ATGACGCCGTACGCGTTGGCGTCCCTGCCGGCCATGCTCGGCATCCGGGCCGGGTCCAAGGTGTCCGTCATCAACCCCCCGCGGGGTTTCGTCCAGAGGCTCAACCCACTGCCGGACGGCGTGGAGTTCCTCATCACCGCGCAGACGGGGCTGGACGTCATCCTCTTCTTCTCCCAGGACGCCAAGGAGCTGGTGCAGCGGCTGCCCGCGCTCGCGCGCGCCATGGCCCTGACGGGGGGAATCTGGGTCTGCTGGCCCGGCGGGGAGGGCATCAAGACGAGCCTCTCCGAGGACTTCGTCCGTCAGGCCGCGCTGGATATCGGTCTGGTGGACAACAAGATTTGCATCATCGACTCCACGTGGACGGGCCTGAGGCTGGTGCGCCGGCCGCGGGGGCGGCTGGACAAGCCCGAGGGCCGCAAGCAGGCCCCCGCCCAGGCCTGA
- a CDS encoding acylphosphatase, protein MSGSRRTTLRIQGKVQGVFFRESARVEATRLGLAGWVRNRADGSVEAVVEGEPGMLEEFIRWCHRGPSQARVDSVGRMDGEATGEFSHFIVERTS, encoded by the coding sequence ATGAGCGGCTCGCGGCGGACGACGCTGCGCATCCAGGGCAAGGTGCAGGGCGTCTTCTTCCGGGAGAGCGCCCGAGTCGAGGCGACACGCCTGGGCCTTGCCGGCTGGGTGCGCAACCGCGCGGACGGCTCCGTGGAGGCCGTGGTGGAAGGTGAGCCGGGAATGCTGGAGGAGTTCATCCGCTGGTGCCACCGAGGTCCATCCCAGGCGCGAGTCGACAGCGTCGGGCGCATGGACGGCGAGGCCACCGGCGAGTTCAGTCACTTCATCGTGGAGCGCACATCATGA
- the ligA gene encoding NAD-dependent DNA ligase LigA translates to MDDFKTAEARARELRRELAHHNHRYYVLDSPEISDAQYDTLMRELQALEEKHPSLLTPDSPTQRVGGKAADEFGEVVHRAPMLSLANIFDDEGLGEFDERVRKLLGAPSVTYVCEPKLDGLAIALRYEKGVFVQGATRGDGTTGEDVTGNLRTIRSLPMELFPLDDTPVPAVLEVRGEVFIRKADFKKLNDKREEEGEPLFANPRNAAAGSLRQLDPKETATRPLSVFLYECLATEGVPAFKSHTEKLEYLKSLGLPVNQARRAEGIDGVRKAYDDSLKGRHELPFEVDGMVVKVDDEDQRKRLGQVSKSPRWAVAYKFPPEEESTEVLDIGIQVGRTGALTPVAHLKPVKVGGVTVARATLHNEDEMRRKDVRKGDTVFVRRAGDVIPEIVSTVLSKRPPDSQPFEFPKHCPVCGAVATKDEDGAVIRCTGASCPAQLVEKIRHFASRLAMDIEGLGDKLASQLVATGTVKTFADLYGITKQKLLTLERMGDKSAENLLESLERSKGTTQRRFLYALGIRHVGDATAKALAEAFPQAPMLFTASLEDISRVKDVGPVMAQVIHAFFQEPQNQEAIRALLDAGVSPAPPQVATGGPFVGKTVVLTGSMTGMTREQAKEEVERRGGKVAGSVSRKTDFVVAGEDAGSKLKKAQELGVRILDEQAFLQLLQPDVRG, encoded by the coding sequence GTGGACGACTTCAAGACCGCCGAAGCCCGAGCCCGCGAGCTCCGCCGTGAGCTGGCCCACCACAACCACCGCTACTACGTGCTCGACTCGCCGGAGATCAGCGACGCGCAATACGACACGCTCATGCGCGAGCTGCAGGCGCTGGAGGAGAAACACCCGAGCCTCCTGACGCCGGACTCCCCCACCCAGCGCGTGGGCGGCAAGGCGGCCGACGAGTTTGGCGAGGTGGTCCACCGCGCCCCCATGCTCTCTCTGGCCAACATCTTCGACGACGAGGGGCTCGGCGAGTTCGACGAGCGCGTGCGCAAGCTGCTCGGCGCGCCCTCCGTCACGTACGTGTGTGAGCCCAAGCTGGACGGCCTGGCCATCGCCCTGCGCTACGAGAAGGGCGTCTTCGTGCAGGGCGCCACCCGCGGAGACGGCACCACGGGCGAGGACGTCACCGGCAACCTGCGCACCATCCGCAGCCTGCCCATGGAGCTGTTCCCCCTGGATGACACGCCGGTGCCCGCGGTGCTGGAGGTGCGCGGCGAGGTCTTCATCCGCAAGGCGGACTTCAAGAAGCTCAACGACAAGCGAGAGGAAGAGGGTGAACCGCTCTTCGCCAACCCGCGCAACGCGGCGGCCGGAAGCCTGCGCCAGCTGGACCCGAAGGAGACGGCCACGCGCCCGCTCTCCGTGTTCCTGTACGAGTGCCTCGCCACCGAGGGCGTGCCCGCGTTCAAGTCCCACACCGAGAAGCTGGAGTACCTGAAGTCCCTGGGCCTCCCCGTCAATCAGGCCCGGCGCGCGGAGGGAATCGACGGTGTCCGCAAGGCCTACGACGACTCCTTGAAGGGCCGGCACGAGCTTCCCTTCGAGGTGGACGGCATGGTCGTGAAGGTGGACGACGAGGACCAGCGCAAGCGGCTGGGCCAGGTCTCCAAGAGCCCCCGCTGGGCGGTGGCGTACAAGTTCCCGCCGGAGGAGGAGTCCACGGAGGTGCTGGACATTGGCATCCAGGTGGGCCGCACCGGCGCGCTGACGCCTGTCGCGCACCTGAAGCCCGTCAAGGTGGGCGGCGTCACCGTGGCTCGCGCCACGCTGCACAATGAAGACGAGATGCGCCGCAAGGACGTGCGCAAGGGCGACACCGTCTTCGTGCGCCGCGCCGGAGACGTGATTCCGGAAATCGTCTCCACGGTGCTCTCCAAGCGCCCCCCGGACTCCCAGCCCTTCGAGTTCCCCAAGCACTGCCCCGTCTGCGGCGCGGTCGCCACGAAGGACGAGGACGGCGCCGTCATCCGCTGCACGGGCGCGTCCTGCCCCGCGCAGCTGGTGGAGAAGATCCGCCACTTCGCCAGCCGCCTCGCGATGGACATCGAGGGCCTGGGCGACAAGCTGGCCTCGCAGCTGGTGGCCACCGGCACCGTGAAGACGTTCGCGGACCTGTACGGCATCACCAAGCAGAAGCTGTTGACGCTCGAGCGCATGGGCGACAAGAGCGCGGAGAACCTGCTGGAATCCCTGGAGCGCTCCAAGGGCACCACCCAGCGCCGCTTCCTCTACGCCCTGGGCATCCGCCACGTGGGGGACGCCACGGCCAAGGCCCTGGCGGAGGCCTTCCCGCAGGCGCCCATGCTCTTCACCGCGTCGCTGGAGGACATCAGCCGCGTCAAGGACGTGGGCCCCGTCATGGCCCAGGTCATCCACGCCTTCTTCCAGGAGCCCCAGAACCAGGAGGCCATCCGCGCCCTGCTCGACGCGGGGGTCTCCCCTGCCCCGCCCCAGGTGGCCACGGGCGGCCCCTTTGTTGGCAAGACGGTGGTGCTCACCGGCTCGATGACAGGTATGACGCGGGAACAGGCCAAGGAGGAAGTGGAGCGGCGTGGCGGGAAGGTGGCCGGAAGTGTCTCGCGCAAGACCGATTTCGTGGTGGCCGGGGAGGATGCCGGCAGCAAGCTGAAGAAGGCACAGGAACTCGGAGTAAGAATCCTGGACGAGCAGGCGTTCCTGCAGTTGTTGCAGCCGGACGTCAGAGGGTGA
- the rho gene encoding transcription termination factor Rho — translation MRKARTSREKAADVAAPVEADDKPRRKRAAAKTADREETEKPSRSRRTTRRDEDLGAEAEPETAEASAEAPRPVLTPISRPVRDDDLQEARISGEDTSPAASLPPAPEAPEAPAITEVSRDGAPMQVIKLNDLKRMKITDLSKMAHDVGIEGYQGLKKQDLIFALLGGIADKRFEVHAEGVMELLSDGFGFLRSADSDYQPSPDDIYVSPSQVRRFNLRPGDTVTGPIRQPREGERFFALQKVDKVNFADPMSDAARERILFDNLTPLYPTRKLKLEHESSEMTTRIIDMFCPIGLGQRCLIVAPPKAGKTVLLQNIAHAISRNHPDVYLIVLLVDERPEEVTDMERSVRGEVVSSTFDEPATRHVQVAEMVIDKAKRLVEQKYDVCILLDSITRLARAYNTVVPASGKILSGGVDANALHKPKRFFGAARNIEEGGSLTIIGTALIDTGSRMDEVIFEEFKGTGNSEIVLDRKLMEKRIFPTLDINKSGTRKEELLLSPGDLVRITALRQVLHPFTPIDAMEFVLKHMRPTASNADFLGSMNR, via the coding sequence ATGCGCAAAGCCCGTACTTCGAGAGAGAAGGCCGCCGACGTCGCCGCACCCGTCGAGGCCGACGACAAGCCCCGCCGCAAGCGCGCGGCGGCGAAGACCGCCGACAGGGAAGAAACCGAGAAGCCCTCCCGCTCGCGCCGGACGACCCGTCGCGATGAGGACCTGGGCGCGGAGGCCGAGCCGGAGACCGCCGAGGCGAGCGCCGAAGCCCCCCGTCCGGTGCTGACGCCCATCTCACGTCCCGTCCGGGATGACGACCTCCAGGAGGCTCGCATCTCCGGTGAGGACACGTCGCCCGCCGCGTCGCTGCCGCCCGCGCCGGAGGCCCCCGAGGCCCCGGCCATCACCGAGGTGAGCCGCGACGGCGCCCCGATGCAGGTCATCAAGCTCAATGACCTGAAGCGGATGAAGATCACGGACCTGTCCAAGATGGCCCACGACGTGGGCATCGAGGGCTACCAGGGTCTGAAGAAGCAGGACCTCATCTTCGCGCTCCTTGGTGGCATCGCGGACAAGCGCTTCGAGGTCCACGCCGAAGGCGTGATGGAGCTGCTCAGCGACGGCTTCGGCTTCCTGCGCAGCGCGGACAGCGACTACCAGCCCAGCCCGGACGACATCTACGTGTCCCCGTCGCAGGTGCGCCGCTTCAACCTGCGGCCCGGCGACACGGTGACGGGCCCCATCCGCCAGCCCCGCGAGGGCGAGCGCTTCTTCGCGCTCCAGAAGGTGGACAAGGTCAACTTCGCGGACCCGATGTCGGACGCGGCGCGCGAGCGCATCCTGTTCGACAACCTCACGCCGCTGTATCCGACGCGCAAGCTCAAGCTGGAGCATGAGTCGTCGGAGATGACCACGCGCATCATCGACATGTTCTGCCCCATCGGTCTGGGCCAGCGCTGCCTCATCGTGGCGCCTCCCAAGGCCGGCAAGACGGTGCTCCTGCAGAACATCGCGCACGCCATCAGCCGCAACCACCCGGACGTCTACCTCATCGTGCTGCTCGTGGATGAGCGCCCCGAGGAAGTGACGGACATGGAGCGCAGCGTGCGCGGCGAGGTGGTGTCCTCCACCTTCGACGAGCCCGCCACGCGCCACGTGCAGGTCGCGGAGATGGTCATCGACAAGGCCAAGCGCCTGGTCGAGCAGAAGTACGACGTCTGCATCCTGCTGGACTCGATTACGCGTCTGGCGCGCGCCTACAACACGGTGGTGCCGGCCTCCGGAAAGATTCTCTCCGGCGGCGTGGATGCCAACGCGCTGCACAAGCCCAAGCGCTTCTTCGGCGCCGCGCGCAACATCGAGGAGGGCGGCTCGCTGACCATCATCGGCACGGCGCTCATCGACACCGGCAGCCGCATGGACGAAGTCATCTTCGAGGAGTTCAAGGGCACCGGTAACTCCGAAATCGTCCTGGACCGGAAGCTGATGGAGAAGCGCATCTTCCCGACGCTGGACATCAACAAGTCCGGTACGCGCAAGGAAGAGCTGCTCCTGTCGCCGGGTGACCTGGTGCGCATCACCGCGCTGCGGCAGGTGCTCCACCCGTTCACGCCCATTGACGCCATGGAGTTCGTGCTTAAACACATGCGTCCGACGGCCTCGAACGCCGACTTCCTCGGCTCGATGAACCGTTAG
- a CDS encoding AI-2E family transporter has product MSQPLDAPPPTPITDRRKRLLVLGALWLVVAAALVTFRSVVMPFAGAALIAYLVQPLVARITRVKVAGRAVPRWVAILLIYAGFFVGVYLFFVALVPQLYREMARVSRDVVTLANTLTPEQVEVLAQRGETWLSDHGIPVALSNRALEGADAGGNGHFSLALDLEKLLGDAVKRASSLVQENLGDIVNVSRSIVASVAAGVFMMFFIMMVAAFFSIDSQAIGQYCATLIPPEYARDARQLAERLDRSLSGVVRGQVTICVVNGALTFVGLLLFGVKFAFLLATIATFFSLIPIFGTILSSVPIVLIALADGFQKGVAILLWIIGIHAVEAYFLNPKIMGQAARIHPVIVAFSLIAGERLFGLMGALFAVPVTAILVACFDYARLKAQAQSVVSLPSPEANTAAQASGTAPPAA; this is encoded by the coding sequence ATGTCGCAGCCCCTGGACGCCCCGCCTCCGACGCCCATCACCGACCGCCGCAAGCGCCTGCTCGTCCTGGGCGCGCTCTGGCTCGTCGTGGCCGCGGCCCTGGTGACGTTCCGCTCGGTGGTGATGCCCTTCGCTGGCGCGGCGCTCATCGCGTACCTGGTGCAGCCCCTGGTCGCGCGTATCACCCGGGTGAAGGTCGCCGGGCGCGCCGTCCCCCGGTGGGTGGCCATCCTGCTCATCTACGCGGGCTTCTTCGTCGGCGTGTATCTCTTCTTCGTGGCGCTGGTGCCCCAGCTCTACCGGGAGATGGCGCGTGTCAGCCGCGATGTCGTGACGCTGGCCAATACCCTCACGCCAGAGCAGGTGGAGGTACTCGCGCAGCGCGGAGAGACGTGGCTCAGTGACCATGGCATCCCCGTGGCGCTCTCCAACCGCGCGCTGGAAGGGGCGGACGCGGGGGGCAACGGCCACTTCAGCCTGGCCCTGGACCTGGAGAAGCTGCTGGGCGACGCGGTGAAGCGCGCCTCGTCGCTGGTGCAGGAGAACCTGGGCGACATCGTCAACGTGTCGCGCAGCATCGTCGCGAGCGTGGCCGCGGGCGTCTTCATGATGTTCTTCATCATGATGGTGGCGGCCTTCTTCTCCATCGACAGTCAGGCCATCGGCCAGTACTGCGCCACCCTCATCCCGCCAGAGTACGCGCGCGACGCGCGGCAGCTCGCCGAGCGCCTCGACCGCTCACTGTCCGGAGTCGTGCGGGGCCAGGTCACCATCTGCGTCGTCAACGGCGCGCTGACCTTCGTGGGCCTGCTGCTGTTCGGGGTGAAGTTCGCGTTCCTGCTGGCCACCATCGCCACGTTCTTCAGCCTCATCCCCATCTTCGGCACCATCCTCAGCTCGGTGCCCATCGTCCTCATCGCGCTGGCGGACGGCTTCCAGAAGGGCGTGGCCATCCTGCTCTGGATTATCGGCATCCACGCGGTGGAGGCCTACTTCCTCAACCCCAAAATCATGGGGCAGGCCGCGCGCATCCACCCGGTCATCGTGGCCTTCTCGCTCATCGCGGGCGAGCGGCTCTTCGGCTTGATGGGCGCGCTCTTCGCCGTCCCCGTCACCGCCATCCTCGTGGCGTGCTTCGACTACGCGCGCCTCAAGGCGCAGGCACAGTCCGTCGTGTCGCTTCCGTCTCCAGAGGCGAACACCGCCGCGCAAGCGAGCGGGACGGCGCCTCCGGCCGCGTGA
- a CDS encoding HAMP domain-containing sensor histidine kinase codes for MSGKVAHDIERLLDSVRMQLEFAAECSRSTRTRKQLASVMSEVVRIDNILRDSLGFSHPSVEPRREEIDVQQLLLRTSAELEDRARARDVVVSTEGPPLLANVDPRRLGEALFNLMANAVGACAHGAQVEVQATREATGVTIVIRDGSDGMSRRTRVRVGTPYFTMQEQAMGLGVRLARSVAREHGGSLKFESDPGGGMRARLWLPGA; via the coding sequence GTGAGTGGCAAGGTGGCGCACGACATCGAGAGGCTGTTGGACTCGGTGCGCATGCAATTGGAGTTCGCCGCCGAATGCTCCCGCAGCACACGCACGCGCAAACAACTGGCCTCGGTGATGAGCGAGGTCGTACGCATCGACAACATCCTCCGGGACTCCCTGGGCTTCTCGCACCCCTCGGTGGAGCCACGACGGGAGGAAATTGACGTCCAGCAGTTGCTCCTGCGGACCTCGGCGGAACTGGAGGACCGCGCGCGGGCGCGCGATGTGGTGGTGTCCACGGAAGGACCTCCGCTCCTGGCGAACGTGGACCCGCGGCGGCTCGGCGAAGCCCTCTTCAACTTGATGGCCAATGCCGTGGGGGCTTGCGCGCACGGAGCCCAGGTGGAGGTCCAGGCGACACGGGAAGCCACCGGCGTGACCATCGTTATTCGGGACGGAAGCGACGGCATGTCTCGGAGAACCCGCGTGCGCGTGGGCACGCCCTACTTCACGATGCAAGAACAAGCCATGGGCCTGGGCGTGAGACTGGCAAGGAGCGTGGCGCGAGAACACGGAGGTTCGCTCAAGTTCGAGAGCGACCCAGGTGGCGGCATGCGGGCGAGGCTCTGGCTGCCCGGCGCATGA
- a CDS encoding glutamine amidotransferase, with translation MARQGRNGVQTRQHAAVKNVLLLKAGEAAEHVRLAVGDYEQWFLTTIGLKGYRFDILPVHRNAPLPRDARAYDAVMMTGSPLSVTRVEPWMERVSDFMVDAAEQGTPVLGVCFGHQLLARAYGGQVARNPQGRETGTVEVRLTDEGRRDALFDGVPDVFAAQATHEDIVTQVPGDARVLAGNENTTAQALAFRENVRGVQFHPEAGPEALRAVIHARREGLEREAVARGAAPGEFVPRLLAGLAPTPAGRQILMNFLERFT, from the coding sequence GTGGCACGACAGGGTAGGAATGGCGTCCAGACGCGGCAACATGCGGCGGTGAAGAACGTCTTGTTGCTGAAAGCCGGTGAGGCCGCTGAGCACGTACGTCTCGCGGTAGGTGACTATGAGCAGTGGTTTCTGACCACCATCGGACTGAAGGGATATCGCTTCGACATCCTTCCGGTGCATCGCAACGCGCCGCTGCCTCGGGATGCGCGCGCGTATGACGCGGTGATGATGACGGGCTCACCGTTGTCCGTGACGCGGGTGGAGCCCTGGATGGAGCGTGTCTCCGACTTCATGGTGGACGCAGCCGAGCAGGGCACACCGGTCTTGGGCGTGTGCTTCGGCCATCAACTGCTCGCGCGGGCCTACGGTGGACAGGTGGCGCGCAATCCCCAAGGGCGCGAGACGGGCACGGTGGAGGTGCGGCTCACTGATGAGGGCCGGAGGGATGCGCTGTTCGACGGGGTGCCGGACGTCTTCGCAGCCCAGGCCACCCATGAGGACATCGTCACCCAGGTGCCTGGGGATGCTCGAGTGCTCGCGGGCAATGAAAACACCACCGCGCAGGCGTTGGCGTTCCGCGAGAATGTGAGGGGCGTGCAGTTCCACCCGGAGGCTGGGCCAGAAGCACTTCGCGCCGTCATCCATGCGAGGCGGGAGGGGCTGGAGCGGGAAGCCGTGGCGCGGGGGGCAGCCCCCGGGGAGTTCGTGCCCCGGCTGCTCGCGGGGCTTGCGCCCACTCCCGCTGGACGCCAAATCCTGATGAACTTCCTGGAGCGATTCACCTGA